The following coding sequences lie in one Zingiber officinale cultivar Zhangliang chromosome 2B, Zo_v1.1, whole genome shotgun sequence genomic window:
- the LOC122046633 gene encoding aspartyl protease family protein At5g10770-like gives MSVLMVGIRAATSWFAFLPLVLVVAAGGGVSFLGEKKVLVLRPRFQLEVTKTSEKCLPQRSRRVAGATILEVKQQGRKDATWKVLAGDNARVRSLQSRLGLGNTVANRAEAASLEARLPLNSGAKVQTQNYIVTIELAGKQMTVIVDTGSDLTWVQCVPCKSCYSQEDPLFDPAASPSYQPIPCNTSTCDSLRAATGISGVCGSDRPSCNYELSYGDGSYTNGVLARDSISLASVSVEGFVFGCGRSNGGMFGGTSGLMGLGRAQLSLISQTTPRFGGVFSYCLPTQEFDSSGSLILGSAYDTFKNLTPVVFTNMLPDSSSYFLNLTGMSIGGVALQDQFSTKVLIDSGTVITRLAPSVYKLVKDEFSRQFSGFPPAPDFSILDTCFDLAGYKEVSIPNIRFAFQGDAEVEVDVSGVLYLVKQDASQACLAFASLAYEDEVGIIGNYQQKNLRVVYDTVGSRLGFAEENCGYS, from the exons ATGAGTGTTCTGATGGTCGGGATCAGAGCTGCCACCTCCTGGTTTGCCTTCCTTCCTCTTGTTCTTGTGGTTGCTGCAGGCGGTGGTGTTTCTTTTCTTGGAGAGAAGAAAGTTCTTGTTTTGCGGCCGCGATTTCAGCTCGAGGTTACTAAAACTTCTGAGAAATGCCTTCCGCAGAGATCGA GAAGAGTAGCTGGTGCAACAATCTTAGAAGTGAAGCAACAAGGAAGAAAGGACGCGACTTGGAAGGTTTTAGCCGGCGACAATGCCAGAGTTCGATCTTTGCAGTCCCGGTTGGGCTTGGGCAATACAGTGGCAAACAGAGCAGAAGCAGCTTCACTAGAAGCTCGACTCCCTCTCAACTCCGGAGCCAAGGTTCAAACTCAGAACTACATCGTCACAATCGAGCTCGCCGGCAAGCAGATGACGGTGATAGTGGACACCGGGAGCGACTTGACCTGGGTTCAGTGCGTGCCGTGCAAGTCCTGCTACAGCCAGGAAGACCCTCTCTTCGACCCTGCCGCCTCACCTTCCTACCAGCCCATCCCGTGCAACACTTCCACCTGCGATTCCCTACGGGCGGCCACTGGAATCTCCGGCGTGTGCGGCTCCGACCGGCCGAGCTGCAACTACGAGCTCAGTTACGGGGATGGATCCTACACCAACGGCGTGTTGGCCAGGGACAGCATCAGCTTGGCTAGCGTCTCAGTGGAAGGGTTTGTGTTCGGGTGTGGGCGAAGCAACGGAGGCATGTTCGGCGGGACTTCCGGTCTCATGGGGCTCGGCAGGGCTCAGCTCTCTCTGATCTCTCAAACAACACCTCGATTCGGAGGTGTCTTCTCCTACTGTCTCCCAACTCAGGAATTCGACTCATCGGGCTCCTTGATCTTGGGCAGTGCCTACGATACCTTCAAGAATTTGACACCAGTCGTGTTCACTAACATGCTTCCTGACTCATCCTCCTACTTCCTCAACCTCACCGGCATGAGCATCGGTGGAGTGGCACTTCAAGACCAATTCAGCACCAAGGTGTTGATAGACTCCGGGACAGTGATCACTCGGCTTGCCCCTTCAGTCTACAAACTGGTGAAGGATGAATTCTCGAGGCAATTCTCCGGGTTCCCGCCCGCGCCGGACTTTTCAATACTAGACACTTGCTTCGACTTGGCTGGATACAAGGAAGTGAGCATCCCAAACATTAGGTTTGCGTTCCAAGGGGATGCAGAGGTTGAAGTGGACGTCAGTGGTGTGCTCTACTTGGTGAAGCAAGATGCATCTCAAGCATGCTTGGCCTTCGCGAGCCTCGCTTATGAGGATGAGGTTGGGATCATTGGGAACTACCAGCAGAAGAATCTGAGGGTGGTGTATGATACCGTGGGATCGAGGTTAGGATTTGCAGAGGAGAATTGTGGGTATAGTTGA
- the LOC122046632 gene encoding pathogenesis-related protein PR-1-like, whose protein sequence is MVNSKVPFSLLLVVGFLLCCGQVQVGARRRPRPAAATQFLRSQNAARAAVGLPPLSWDARLARYAAAYAGARRRDCALVHSSGPYGENIFWGSGARWRPAQAAAAWVRERRWYHYGSNSCSGRECGHYTQIVWRSTRRLGCAMVECSARRGVFAVCEYDPPGNYIGEKPY, encoded by the coding sequence ATGGTGAACTCCAAGGTTCCCTTTTCCCTGCTCCTCGTCGTGGGGTTCCTGCTCTGTTGCGGCCAGGTCCAGGTCGGTGCCAGGCGGCGTCCGCGACCGGCGGCAGCGACGCAGTTCCTGCGTTCGCAGAACGCGGCGAGGGCGGCGGTTGGGCTGCCGCCGCTGTCGTGGGACGCGCGGCTGGCGCGGTACGCGGCGGCGTACGCGGGGGCGCGGCGGCGGGACTGCGCGCTGGTGCACTCGAGCGGGCCGTACGGGGAGAACATCTTCTGGGGGAGCGGAGCGCGGTGGCGCCCGGCGCAGGCGGCGGCCGCCTGGGTCCGCGAGCGGCGCTGGTACCACTACGGCTCCAACTCCTGCTCCGGCCGCGAGTGCGGCCACTACACGCAGATCGTGTGGCGGAGCACCCGCCGCCTGGGCTGCGCCATGGTCGAGTGCTCCGCCCGGCGAGGGGTCTTCGCGGTGTGCGAATACGACCCACCGGGCAACTACATCGGCGAGAAGCCTTATTAA